The uncultured Carboxylicivirga sp. genomic interval GTCTATTTATGTTGAACAATAGGAAATTACAAACAATCCTTATTTGTCTGCCAAAAAGTAGAAGGAAAAATCATACATTTATTTTTCCAAACCTTATTTAAGTATGCGAATCAAATCTTTTTTAGTTAGTAGTTTCTTATTAACGTTTACTTTAAGTTGCATAAGTCAAACAATAACCGGGAGAATAATTGACTCTAAAACGCAAGAAGCGCTATGTTTTGTTAATATCGGCATTATCAATACTGCAGCCGGAACAATAACTGACGAAAATGGATCTTTTAAGTTAAATGTCAAAGATATAATTAAGGATGCAGAAGTTCAGATAACGATGATTGGTTATCGATCCCAATCATATTCTATTAATGAATTGTTACAAGATATTAACCTAATAAAGCTTGATAAGGCTATTGTACAGTTGCCAGAAGTTGTAGTGGAGTATGACGAGGAAATTAAAAAAGTTGGAACTCAGGGCACAAATCTAAAATCAGGTGTATGTGGTTGGGGTGGAACAAAGTTTGGCGAAGGTAATGAGTTGGGTTTAGAACTTGATTTAGGAGAAATGCCGGTTAAAATAGAAGACCTGAACCTAAAGGTTCACAAACAATCATTCGAATCTTCTATGTTTCGGCTTCATATAAGAACAATAGAGGGAGGAAAGCCCGATACGGAAATGTTAACTGAAAATATTTACTTCGAAATAACCCGGTTTAAAGGCTGGGAAAAAGTAGACTTATCAAAATATAATATTGTAGTCTCAGGTAAGGTTGCCTTAACAATTGAATGGATTAAAGTTACCAATGTAATAGAGCAAAGGCTTGTGAAAATGAATGGTAGTAAACAGGGAGCTGCAGTAGTGTTGTTCGAATTAAATAAACGAAACGGAAAGGTATTTACCCGTAGGGGTAGTGCAGCACAGTGGAAGATTGGCAAAGGAGAAAGTCCTGTTTTTTATATAACAACAAAAGGGTAATTTCAATTACTTTTGTTCCAATTAGAATTATTAGAACCTGATCACTAAAAAAATAAAACATGAAAAAGGCATTAATTATCATTGATGTTCAAAACGATTATTTTAATAATGGTACCATGCCTCTTGTGGAAGCTGATGTGGCTTGTGCCAATACAAAACTTCTCTTGGATGATTTCAGGACTGCTGGCTTACCTGTTGTATTTATTCAGCATATAGCCACACGCTCAGATGCAACCTTTTTTTTACCCGATACCAAAGGTGCTGAAATACATCAATTAATTTGTCCTTTAGCAGATGAGAAAGTTATTGTCAAGCATTATCCAAATAGCTTCAGGGAAACGGATTTATATGAATATTTGCAAAAAAATGAAATAACACATTTGACCATATGTGGTATGATGACGCATATGTGTGTGGATGCAACAACACGAGCTGCAAAAGATTTAGGGTATACAATATCGGTTATTAGCGATGCATGTGCTACCAAAGATTTAGAATATGCCGAAAGCGTTGTAAAAGCTGCCGATGTTCAGTTAAGCTTTTTGTCGGCATTGAATTATTTTTATTCAACAGTTCAAGCAACCAAGGATTATTTAAATCAGTAGTACTAAGTCGATAATTACAAATAGTAGCTATTGAAGTTTATAAAACAGAAGAGTAAGGTTTAGATAGTGTTTTAAAAGTACATCTATAGATGATAAATTAACCACTTTACAATAAGTTATGATTCGCAAATTCTACTTTGATGTTACGAAGTTTAATCTTTGTTTCTCAATAATTGTTGGAGTAATTTCTCCGTTTGCCGGTTTTATGACTTTTGGAACCATCGGTAATTTGATTGGTATATTTTGTTATAATATGTTTTATAAGGAGCAATATTACTTTTATTACAATCGAGGTTTAAATAAAGCCTGTCTTTACTCTTCATTGTTTAAAGTAAATTCTTCCATAGCAATTCCTATTGCATTACTACTATATTTTTAGTTATGACAAAATTTGAAATCTCTCAAGTTGAAAAAAGATTCGGAACAAGAAGCATATTAACAGATATAAAATTGGAATGTATAAAAGGAGAAATACTTGGTATTTTTGGACGTAATGGATGTGGTAAGTCTACGCTTTTAAAAATCATTTTTGGGGCATTAAAATATGATAAGTTTCAGGCGAAACTGAATAATGAGATATATAATCCCAATTTAAATATTAAGAAACAGCAAATAGCCTATTTACCACAGCATAATATTTTACCATTAAAAATGAAGGTCAGAGATATTGTATCAATATTTCATACCAATCCAGAGTTGCAGGATAAAATTCTATATAATCCCAAAATAGCAAGCAATCATAATTCTATGTATGGAAATCTTTCGCAAGGAGAAAAAAGATACTTTGAAATTATACTATTTTCGCTCTTGCCTCATAGTGTAATTATTTTTGATGAACCATTTTCAAACATAGATCCAATTGAGCAGAAGCTTATATCTGGGTTGTTATTAGAATTAAAGAAAGATAAAGTGGTGATAATCACAGATCATTATTTTAAAAAGGTACTTAATATCACCGATCAAAATATATTGATTAATAATGGTGTAAGTCAACAAATAAATGCGGTAGACGAACTTATAAATAGTGAGTATTTAAGAAAGAATTAAGTAAAACAAATAAAATGAAACGATACTTTTTAGTAACAGTGTGCATGGTAATTGGTGCGTTAGCCTATTCGCAAGAATCGGGTTCGTATTTTAATTTTCGTATAGAAAATAATAGAGTTCTATGGCAAAAAGTATTTGAAACGGCTGATAATTATACGCAACTTGTTTCGAAAATTAAAGATTCGGGTTTATTGGCCAACATTGAAGAAGATAATTATAAATTAAGAGGCGAATTAAAGTGTGTTGACATTCAACCATTACAATATGGCTTGATGGATTTAAGTACTCCCGAGTATTTGGATAAAAATTTTGTTCGAGGGTTTGTAATTATCGAATTTAAGCCTGGTAAATACCGTATTACCATTAAGAATTTAATGTTGGTTGAAAAGAGAGTTGACTCATTAAGCCATGTGGGAGCAACTAAATTAATAGAAAGAGAAATATATAAATCGGGTAAGATTGAGTTTAACAATCAGTTTAAAAATCGTACTTGTAAGCAAGTTAGTGATGCTTTCACTCAATACTTCGATTTTAGTTTGATAAAGGAGGATGATAACTGGTAACCAGAAATTAGCGCCTTAGTGGGTAGTCTTTTTTCGATAAGTGATTCAGAGTCGGTATTAGAATTTAGGTGATAGGATATAGGAACTAGCTTTTATGAATTATTGCTTGCCATCACTATGCTTTTACAAACGTCCTTTCAGGACTGTTAGTAAAGGCACTTATGACTAAGCACTATGCACTTTTCTACAGTCTTCCGTCGTCGGTCTTCTGTCTTTTCATATTCTCAATAAAATGCGGTTTTTGCTCACCATCACATAGCACTTACGTACTATGCTTCTACAAACGTCCTTACAGGACTGTTTGTAATGGCACTTATGACTAAGCACTATGCACTTTTTCTGTCTTCCGTCGTCGGTCTTCTGTCTTTTCATATTCTCAATAAAATGCGGTTTTTGCTCACCATCACATAGCACTTACGTACTATGCTATTAAAACCGTCCTTACAGGACTGTTTGTAAAGGCACTTATGACTAAGCACTATGCACTTTTTCTGTCTTCCATCTCCGGTCTTCTGTCTTTTCATATTCACAACAAAATGCATTTTCTGCTCACCATCACATAGCACTTACGTACTATGCTTCTACAAACGTCCTTACAGGACTGTTTGTAATGGCACTTATGACTAAGCACTATGCTCTTTTTCTGTCTTCCATCTCCGGTCTTCGTCCTATGGTCTTTTAATACTCTCAACAGAATGAAGTTTCTGCTGGCCATATCATAGTCTTTGTGTACTATTCTTTAACAGTGTATTTTATATTAATTAAATGATTATATTCGGAAGTTAATTAAATAAACCCTGATACCTAAATTTATGAATGATCCAAAGAACAAAACTAATCGCATTAGTACAGCAATTGCAATATCAATAGGAGTTGTTGTTGCTATATTAGTGCAACAGTTCATGTTTACAACTCCCTCCTTTGATAAAGTATTGATGAAAACAGCCAGTAACTTGAATAAGGAGTGTCCGATGATGGTTGATCAGGAAACGCGCCTCGACAATGCGATTGCATTATCTAACGATGTATTTCAATATAATTATACGCTGGTAAATATTAGAAAAGACTCCATTGATCTTGAGGCTTTTAATAACTACATGAAACCAATGTTGGTGAATAATGTGAAAACAAGTCCCGATCTTAAAGTTTTTCGAGACCATAACATAACACTTGCTTATCAATACAAAGATAACGATGGAGCTTTTGTAACTAAAATTGAAATTACCTCTCAGCAGTATTGGTCCAATAAGCAATAGTATTTCAATGTTTTAATAACTTTTACCTAATCAAGTTTCAGAATATGAAGAAAATATTTGTCCTTTTTCTTTTGTTTTTATCTATACACACCTACTCGCAGGATTGGACTTTTGAATATAATCTGGGATATGGGCTTTATCAGTTAGATGATATGAAAACACTGCAGCATTCAATGCAAAATAATTATGGACTAATAGTAACAGATGATTTTCCGGGATACATCAATCATACACTTAATGTTGGATATGCAGCAGGACGTCATAATTTTGGAGGAACCTTTTCTTATTTAACTTCAGGAGGACGCTTACATAGAGCCGATTATTCGGGATCGTATACCATTGATATGATTATGAATGGTTATAAAATAGGGGCATTTTACAGATATAATATCCCTGTTGAAAATTCACCTGTTTCGGTTTATCTGCAAGTTAGTCCGGGTGTAGTATTCTCCGACCTTACAATGGAGGAAGATGTAAATATATATACTGAAAATGCGAATGAAAATACTAAATTAAAAAGTACAGGTATTTATATCGAGCCTGCTATAGGTGCAGTTTATCATTATAAAAAATGGTTGAATTTTACGTTAAGAGCTGGTTATGAATCCAATTTTAAAGGCGAATTAAAATACGAGGATCAAAATACAGGTATAGATGCCAAGTGGAATGGTCTTCGTTTTTATGGAGGCCTTATTTTTATTTTACCTAACTCAAAACAATCATCAAATGAATAAAATTCCGTTTATACTGCTGGTTGCGATAACCTTGTTATTGGGCGCTTGTGAGTACGAGCCAGGAGGTTCTAATTTTGTTGAAATTGAGCAAGAAACGGTAACTCCTGTAAGCATTACCTTGAATGATATCAACCCTTCTGATACTGTTTTTATATATCAATCAACAAATATTAATATTAAAGTTAATTCTGCTAAAGAATTGGTGCAAGCTGAAGTTCTGTTGGATGGAGAACAAATTACTACAATGTACAGTAATCAGTTAAGTTTTAGCATCAGTCCATACCAATATAGCGAAGGAGTTCATAAATTGTCTATTAAGGCAACTCTTGCTTCTGGTACTGGTAGTTTGGCCGATATGATGGGACTTGAATACTTTTGGGGTGAATTAAGCTGGAATTTTTATATCGTAAAAAATATTGAAGATAAATTTAAGTTTGATTATCGAATTAATGATGATGGTTTTATGGAGCTATATTGGAGTAACTTAATTCCTGATAATTATATACAAAGCTATACCGTTCAAGGTAGTTATTCTCAAGATGGGGATATTATTATTACAGATGCTTCTCAAAAAACATATGTTGATTACGGTTATGTTTGTGGAAATGGCTATTACGATGTCAAAATTATATTGAAAGATGGAAACATTTTTTGGAAATACCTTTCTATAGATTCTCCGACACCGGGTTTATATTTTGAGGATATAGATTTGGAAAGACTTCGTGTATTTTGGGATAAGCCTTTGGCGAATGCGAGGTTTAATTTGTTTATTGATGATGAAGTGTATGTTACTGAAATGGTTGATACCAGTATTGTGGTGTCGCAGTATTTTGGTGAGATGCGAAGTTTTAAATTAGAAATAAAGCCTCGCATGGCTGAATATGACAATTTGTACAATACAACTTCGGTATATGAACGAAATAATCTGGGGATGTATTTAGAATTACCTAACTGGCCATTGTATGCATATAATAAAACTGAAAATATTATTTATACAACCAGATATAGTAGTCTGTTGGCATTTGATGCAAATTCGATGGAAATAATAAACTCCATTGTAATTGAAGGTAATCCATGGGGACTCATTTATGGAGGTAAGTTAGCATCAGCACCACATAATGGAACTGTTGCAGCTATGACAGGTGAGGAAACCTGGATTCTACCCAATAGTCAATTGGGAAGTTCGGTGGTTATTCCTGGTGTGGATGGAGATATTCATACTCGTTTAGCCGCATTAACAAGTAATGATCAATTTTTTGTAGTGCAAGGTAAAACCAATATCTGTACTGTTTATAATAGTTTGAATGGAGCTAAAGAAGGTGAATTTACTTTTACATACAATACTGTATATGATATGCCCGACTTTGATACGGTTTCTGATGATGGAAAATACTTTTGTTCCAGCTCTGATACAGGCATGGAAGTGTTGGAGGTGAATGGTGTATCAACTACTGTTGTGTATACTGATACCAGAGAATATAGTGGTGCTATGTTTGTGCCGTCTCATCCTGATCAGCTTTTATTAAGGGTGGGGTCCGTAATTGAATTGCGACAGATGCCTGATTTTACTTTGCTGCAACAGATGGAAGTAACAAATGATGCTTTGCTTTGCAATATTGATCCGGCAACAACAAATCTGCTTTATTATCAAAATGATTCGCTGAGAGTATGTAATGTAGATCATCTTTCGGAGACTTTATTTAAAATTCGAACCAACGAAAAATACTGTAAGATGTTTAATAGTAAAATTGTAACCTATGGTAATGGAGGATTGTGTTTGGATATAGAACCTTATTTGAATGAATAATTATCTGAGGTACATCAGCTGTATTTTACCTTCTGAGCTTTTACAAACTCCTTTATAGGACAGTATGTAATGGCACTTATGACTAAGCACTATGCACTTTTCTTCAGTCGTTGGTCTTCTGTCTTTTCATACTCTCAATAAAATGCGGTTTTTGCTCACCATCACATAGCACTTACGTACTATGCTTTTACAAACGTCCTTACAGGACTGTTTGTAATGGCACTTGTTACTAAGCACTGTGCACTTTTTCTGTCTTCCTTCAAATCATATAATCGACTCAATTCAATAATTTTCTTATTTTCGTGCTTTTAAGAAAAACTAGAATTATACTACACCCTGTTTATGGACCAACTTTTATTGCCAGCCATCCATCCGGATAGGCTAAAACGTACCTTTAACGGATATCTTACAACCCTGTATTTAGGAATATTATTATGCCTTTTAGGTGCCTTTACAATTGATTTCAGAGGCTATTATCCCGACTTCTCAAATGGCTCAGGAGTTATTATCGCATTGGGAGTGCTGGGTATACTTTCTTCAAGTATTATGGCACTTGTGTTAATTTATCGAATATGGACTTATCTGCTAAAACACTATAGAACCGAGGGGTTGGTAGTACCCGTCGATTCTCCGGGGCAAGCCATTGGATTTCTGTTTGTTCCTTTTTATAACTTCTATTGGTCGTTTATTGCATATGGGCAAATCCCCAAATGTTTAAATAAGCTATCGATCAAGCGAGGAGGAAATGTGCAAATGAACGATTCGTTGGGAATTGTTGTTGCAGCCCTTATGCTGTCTGGTATTATTCCCTATATTGGCTGGTTATTATCAGTAATAGCATCAGTTGTGCTAATGCCGGTTATGCTTAATAGGGCAATTGGCTTAATAAGGCAAATACCAGAAGAGGCTGATACTACTATAAATCCAATAGATCGACCTATTGAAGAGAGAGCCAACTTATACGAAACAAAAGAATTTCTTCAATTATTTCAGGCACCAGGTATAGGTTATAATTACAAATTGGGTTTGGCATTAATAGTAATGGCTCTGTTAAGCAATTTTATTACCATATTAATTTTAGGTCATTTTAATTATATGGGCTGGAGTGCCCTAGTTATACCCTTTGTACAAATTATACCTTTTGCAATTGTCGCTTTTGTTTATGTATTGCTATTTTATAAAGTGCGTAATAAGCATATTGTAGCCGTGGTATTTGGGTTAATTGCTTCATTAGTCAGTTGCATAAGCTTTGTTGTAAGTTGGTTGATGAATTCACATGAGATATTAATGGCACAGCTAACAGGTATCTTATATAATATGGCTTCGTCATTTGCGTTTGGTGTGATTCTTATTTACGGATATATTTTAGGTGTGCATCTTTGGAAATTTAGATATACCAGTTTTTTATTAGGTAAGGCCATGGCAAGCATTATACCCATAGTAGGATTATGTATCACCATTATATCAGTTCCTTCAGGATCGATGAAATATATAGCAAGTTCACTGGTTCCGTTAGTGTTAGATGTTTTTTTAGGTAGCCTGGCTTTTTATCTGGGTATTAAGTGGAATATTAATCAACGTAAGTAAGAATCTTCTCATTTCTCTAAGTAAAAACAATTAATTGATGAAAGAAGAATTAGAAAAATATTTGGCTCTAGCAAGCCGTAAGCGACGTATAGCTGCTTTTATAATTGATCATTTTGTGATGACATTTTTAATACTAGCTGTTGTTTTTTTGGTTATGGGTCCAAATTTTGTAGACAATGGAAGTGCAGCAAGGATAGCCCTGAGTTTATGTGTAGTTATGCCTCTAGGATTCTTTTTGTATATAGCCAAAGATTCAGTTAAAGGAATAAGTGTGGGGAAGTGGATAATGGGAATAAGGGTGGCCGACGATACAAACTTTGATCAAACCCCCTCTTTTGGACGCTTATTTAAGCGTAACTTGTTTATTTTTATCTGGCCGGTTGAGTTTATTGTGCTGGCTTCAAGTAATCAAAAGAAGCGACTGGGTGATAAGCAAGCTCAAACGGCTGTTGTTAAAAATATAAATAAGCCGGGTAAATTTCTGCGTATATTGGCATTACTTGCCGTAGTTGTACTATTTTTTACGTTCATATTTATATTTGCTGGCACTGCCATGAAAAGTTCTGATGCATACAAAGTGGCTGTATCATACATTGAGCAACAAGAGGATATAATCAACGAAATAGGTGGAATTAAAGGCTATGGAATGATGCCATCGGGAAGTATTAATGTTTCGAATGGATATGGAGAGGCTCAACTGGGTATAACCGTTATTGGTAATGAAAAAGATGTAAGTATAACCATTTATCTAACAAAAGAACCCGGGAGCGAATGGAGCATTATTGATGTCAATTAAATAAATTAGGAAAGTAGTATCAGCTATTACATCATTAGTGTTATAAAGTGCTCAGTATTAAAAAAACAATCATCATACTTAATCAAACCAATGGACGTAAAGAAAATTTTTGAAACAGGATTGCAATATCATCATTATGCAAATACGGCTTACCCATTAACTCCTCAATCGTACAAAAACGATAAAATTAAAAACGAAGAGGAGTATGCCGATTTTTTAATGAATGATTGGAGTAAAGCTAGTGAGTTAAGCTTGTACGTGCATATTCCGTTTTGTAAAGTAAGATGCAAGTTTTGCGAATATGTGGTACTGGAAAATGCCGATTTAAGTACTGAGGATTTATATGTATCTCTTTTGCTGAAAGAGATAGAGATGTATAAAACCATTCTGAAAGGTAAAAAGATTGTAGGATACGATTTAGGAGGAGGTACTCCCACAAAACTATCGATACACAATATCGAGAAGATAACCGCAGCACTTACTGGAAGTTTCCAATTTAGTGAAGATGTTGTTTTTAGTATTGAAACTACGCCTGTAATAGCTGCCAATGAGCCTGAAAAACTACAACAGGTATATAAGCTTGGATATCATAGAATAAGTATGGGTATTCAAACGGTTTCGGAGCGTCTTTTAAATGATTTGGGAAGAGAAGGAACCACGCAAATTTATGAAAAAGCAGTTCTGAATATTAGAAAAGCAGGATATAAAAAGTTCAACATCGATCTGATGTATGGCTTTTTATACCAAACAGATCAGGATTTTGAAAATACTTTGAAATATGCGATCGCTCTTAATCCCGACTACATTACTTTATATCGTAATCGTTATAAAGGAACTAAAATTGAAGGCGAAGCGGGCGGAGTTTCCTTATTTAAAATTATCAGTCAGTATCGGTTAGCATACCAAATTTTGATTGATAATGGATATATGGCTAATGTTGGCAAAAATACGTTTAGTAAGATAGACGGAGATTACGGAACTAGCGACTACCTTACCAAAAGGGTGATTGATGGTATACCTTACGTGGGATTGGGCTTGGGAGCCCAATCGTTCGGAAACGATTATCTGGCATATAATTCAGGAGCTGCCAATAAACAATTAGCTAAGTATAAACAAAAAATAGATAGTAATCGTTTGCCTATTCAAGATCTGTATCAATTGGATCAACAGGAATCGATAGCCAAAATGGTATCTGTAGCTTTTTACTTTGGTTTTGTTGATATAGCTGCGTTCAAAAAACGATTCAACCTTTCATTTACTGAGTACTTCAAGGATGAAGTTAACTTTGTGTTGAATGAAAAACTGATGGAGATGAATGGTAATCGGTTAATACTTACTAATAGAGGAGCTGATTACATTAATGGAGTCATCCCTTTGTTTTATTCCGATCGCTCTAAAACAGAGTTGATTCAATTGCATCAAAAGAGTAAAACGCTTACTGCCGGAGAAACTGAATTTTTAAAGGCGTATAACATTAATGAATATGAACGTCCATCGGTTGCTGCCGATATTGTTCTGCTATCTCCGGAATCTGATAATCAGTATTCCGTTGTACTAATAAAACGGGCCGAGCATCCATTTATGAATAGTTGGGCTTTGCCTGGTGGCTTTGTTAGACAAAATGAGTCGATTGAAAAAGCTGCCTGTCGCGAATTGGAAGAAGAAACAGGAATTAAGGGCGTTGATCTTTCGCAACTGCAGGTTTTTAGTCAGCCGCAGCGCGATCCCAGAGGATGGATTATTTCCTGTTCTTTTTATGGAGTGAGTAACCTTAGTAACCAATGGTTACAGTTTGGCGATGATTCCATTGATGTTGCCTTATTCAAAGTCGGCATTGAAAAAGGGGAATCAGATACCATTCAATTACATCTTACATCGGGGCAAATACAATTGAAAGTAACTCTTCAAAAGATAGCTGCTAATGATTATAGTATTGTGGAATCAGATGGTATCGCATTTGATCATGCTAAAATCATAATGAAAGGTATTGAGAAAGTGTTAATTTGATGCCAATACATACATTCAGAATTCTTAGTGAAAAATTGAACTTTTCGCTAAGAATTAAATAGTTTTTCGTCTTCATTACCCGTTTTACAATCCATAATAACTGATTTTGTATTGGATTAATTATATTCACATCATTAATCTAGCCTAACCATGAAATACAAAATTCTCAAAGAACAAGATAAGGAAGAGTTTCAGGTAAGTAGGGTCGCTGGTTTTAGCGATGGAGTATTTGCATTTGCCATAACTCTGTTAGTAATTGATATTAAGATACCCGAAGTGAATATGCATCATATTTCAGATGCTGTTTTGTGGACACAATTAAAGGAATTGACCCCTAAACTGATTGGTTTCTTTGTTAGTTTTTTTGTAATTGCAATGTATTGGCTATCACATCATCGTATTTTTAAATTTGTTGTTTCTGTCAATAAAAAATTGTTGTGGGGTAACTTATTGTTTCTCTTGCCCATTGTACTAATGCCTTTTAGTACGGGTTTTTTTAGTCGATATTTTACTACTTCGGTAAAACTACCCTTCGCCATTTATACATTAACCATTTGTATGGCTGGTTTTTTCTGCTTTCGTCTTTGGAAACTTATCGGAAATCCTAAAAACAAATTAAGCGCTGGTTTGGAGAGAGTAATTGTGAATTATAACCTGGCCCGGGCTTTAATTGTTCCTGTGTTTTTTATGGCTACTTTATTACTTTCTTTTATTACAGGACTTGCTTATTTCGTACCCATCTTAACGTTTTTTATACCGCAACTCATTACCCGTTATTACAACAAAAAGTATCCCTTAATTATGAAGAAGTACTATCATTAAATTTTATTTTGAAAATAAACACAATAATGTCTATAAAATAATGATGCGTTATTGGTTAGATTAATAATGAAATATAGCTGTTGTTGTGTGGGGAGTTCACGGTATTCCGAAAGACCATGCGGAACTGAAACTTTATGGTTAAGTTCGCTAAAATAGTATTCGCATTATTGATAAAATTGGAATATACAACTTGTTATAAATATGAATTGTAGCTTGTTAATGAAATAAATTCAAACCTGGAAAATATACATACATAATCAAAAATGAAATCAAGATTTAGTAAACAATTAGACTTAGATGAGAGTCAGGCAAAAATATTAGAAAGTCTCCGTTTTCAAGATGAAGATTTATCTGCAAAATTAGGTTCAATTCTTGCTTTTTCTGGCCTAATGATTGCTACTTCGATAGTACAATTATCCACTTCAGAGGATTCAATAATTCATGTTGACAATGAAAAATTTTTCCTTCTATTACTTAATTCATTGGGATTATTAATTCTT includes:
- a CDS encoding carboxypeptidase-like regulatory domain-containing protein, with the protein product MRIKSFLVSSFLLTFTLSCISQTITGRIIDSKTQEALCFVNIGIINTAAGTITDENGSFKLNVKDIIKDAEVQITMIGYRSQSYSINELLQDINLIKLDKAIVQLPEVVVEYDEEIKKVGTQGTNLKSGVCGWGGTKFGEGNELGLELDLGEMPVKIEDLNLKVHKQSFESSMFRLHIRTIEGGKPDTEMLTENIYFEITRFKGWEKVDLSKYNIVVSGKVALTIEWIKVTNVIEQRLVKMNGSKQGAAVVLFELNKRNGKVFTRRGSAAQWKIGKGESPVFYITTKG
- a CDS encoding cysteine hydrolase family protein — translated: MKKALIIIDVQNDYFNNGTMPLVEADVACANTKLLLDDFRTAGLPVVFIQHIATRSDATFFLPDTKGAEIHQLICPLADEKVIVKHYPNSFRETDLYEYLQKNEITHLTICGMMTHMCVDATTRAAKDLGYTISVISDACATKDLEYAESVVKAADVQLSFLSALNYFYSTVQATKDYLNQ
- a CDS encoding ATP-binding cassette domain-containing protein — its product is MTKFEISQVEKRFGTRSILTDIKLECIKGEILGIFGRNGCGKSTLLKIIFGALKYDKFQAKLNNEIYNPNLNIKKQQIAYLPQHNILPLKMKVRDIVSIFHTNPELQDKILYNPKIASNHNSMYGNLSQGEKRYFEIILFSLLPHSVIIFDEPFSNIDPIEQKLISGLLLELKKDKVVIITDHYFKKVLNITDQNILINNGVSQQINAVDELINSEYLRKN
- a CDS encoding RDD family protein gives rise to the protein MKEELEKYLALASRKRRIAAFIIDHFVMTFLILAVVFLVMGPNFVDNGSAARIALSLCVVMPLGFFLYIAKDSVKGISVGKWIMGIRVADDTNFDQTPSFGRLFKRNLFIFIWPVEFIVLASSNQKKRLGDKQAQTAVVKNINKPGKFLRILALLAVVVLFFTFIFIFAGTAMKSSDAYKVAVSYIEQQEDIINEIGGIKGYGMMPSGSINVSNGYGEAQLGITVIGNEKDVSITIYLTKEPGSEWSIIDVN
- a CDS encoding radical SAM protein, whose amino-acid sequence is MDVKKIFETGLQYHHYANTAYPLTPQSYKNDKIKNEEEYADFLMNDWSKASELSLYVHIPFCKVRCKFCEYVVLENADLSTEDLYVSLLLKEIEMYKTILKGKKIVGYDLGGGTPTKLSIHNIEKITAALTGSFQFSEDVVFSIETTPVIAANEPEKLQQVYKLGYHRISMGIQTVSERLLNDLGREGTTQIYEKAVLNIRKAGYKKFNIDLMYGFLYQTDQDFENTLKYAIALNPDYITLYRNRYKGTKIEGEAGGVSLFKIISQYRLAYQILIDNGYMANVGKNTFSKIDGDYGTSDYLTKRVIDGIPYVGLGLGAQSFGNDYLAYNSGAANKQLAKYKQKIDSNRLPIQDLYQLDQQESIAKMVSVAFYFGFVDIAAFKKRFNLSFTEYFKDEVNFVLNEKLMEMNGNRLILTNRGADYINGVIPLFYSDRSKTELIQLHQKSKTLTAGETEFLKAYNINEYERPSVAADIVLLSPESDNQYSVVLIKRAEHPFMNSWALPGGFVRQNESIEKAACRELEEETGIKGVDLSQLQVFSQPQRDPRGWIISCSFYGVSNLSNQWLQFGDDSIDVALFKVGIEKGESDTIQLHLTSGQIQLKVTLQKIAANDYSIVESDGIAFDHAKIIMKGIEKVLI
- a CDS encoding TMEM175 family protein; translated protein: MKYKILKEQDKEEFQVSRVAGFSDGVFAFAITLLVIDIKIPEVNMHHISDAVLWTQLKELTPKLIGFFVSFFVIAMYWLSHHRIFKFVVSVNKKLLWGNLLFLLPIVLMPFSTGFFSRYFTTSVKLPFAIYTLTICMAGFFCFRLWKLIGNPKNKLSAGLERVIVNYNLARALIVPVFFMATLLLSFITGLAYFVPILTFFIPQLITRYYNKKYPLIMKKYYH